A region of Nitrosarchaeum sp. DNA encodes the following proteins:
- the leuS gene encoding leucine--tRNA ligase — translation MEIRWNEIESKWRKRWNDSKDFETDPSEKEKKFITVAYPYPNSPQHIGHGRTYTLADVHARFYRMKGFNVLFPMAFHYTGTPILGMAKRVEANDKEIIENLKNLYGVPEESIKTFVEPVKIADYFHKEIKTGMIEMGYSIDWRREFTTIDPVYSKFIEWQIKTLREKKLIIQGSHPVGWCPKDQNPVSQHDTLGDVEPDFTEYILIKFKYEDYIIPTATLRPETIFGVVNLWVNPEIIYKKITVGNEKWIVSKECAYKLEFLDKKITYDGEIKGVELIGKSVTVSHRNDSILMLPASFVESGTGTGMVMSVPAHAPFDYQALEDLKKSKIEPELALKVAKITPISIIQTEGFGENPAKETVEKFGVVNQSDPKLEDATKEVYGKEFYGGKLKQNTEQFAGIKVAYAKDTIKEWLIKNKHADILLELTNTPVRCRCGAECVVKVLNNQWFLNYGDKDWKELATKCFDVMNILPQEIRAEFNYVIGWLRERACARQHGLGTKLPWDKDWIVESLSDSVIYMAYYIISKFVNDGTLKAEKLSPEFFDYIFLGKGDANKVSSITELTVDVINQIKKEFDYFYPVDSRHSGRDLVPNHLTFFVLNHVAIFPENNWPKEIVVNGSVLMNGSKMSKSMGNIIPLRKAIQDYGADPIRLAIIISAELLQDADFNMESVSGIQNKLESLYNECSRLKAEKINNLEAEDKWILSKTQSMISQVTNSIEKMRLREALHDILFSFESELNWYTKRANAKNRTNISGILHQINSVRVAMLSPFAPHISEEMWEKLGHSDLASTSQWPKYSEESINASAIQSEELLKLLIDDISNILKVTKITPKKITIYTADSFKSRVYHSILEKVTSGQTNMGIVMKELISNPETSDVKKIPDFVQKTIKDILSEPSEIRQMKLESKEFDEKKFLANELTDIGKKEFGVDIDVFSESDENIYDPKSKARHARPFKPAILIE, via the coding sequence ATGGAAATAAGATGGAATGAGATTGAATCAAAGTGGAGGAAGAGATGGAATGACTCTAAAGACTTTGAAACAGATCCTAGCGAAAAAGAAAAAAAATTCATAACAGTTGCATACCCATATCCAAACTCACCTCAACACATCGGACATGGAAGAACATACACATTAGCTGATGTTCATGCAAGATTCTACAGAATGAAAGGATTCAATGTTTTGTTTCCAATGGCGTTTCACTACACTGGAACTCCAATACTTGGAATGGCAAAAAGAGTAGAGGCAAACGACAAAGAAATTATCGAGAATTTAAAAAATCTTTACGGAGTACCAGAAGAATCAATCAAGACATTTGTAGAACCAGTAAAGATTGCAGATTACTTTCACAAAGAAATCAAAACAGGAATGATTGAAATGGGATATTCGATTGACTGGAGACGAGAGTTTACCACAATTGATCCCGTATACAGTAAATTTATCGAGTGGCAAATCAAAACATTACGGGAGAAAAAACTAATCATTCAAGGTTCTCATCCAGTTGGCTGGTGTCCAAAGGATCAAAATCCAGTTTCACAACATGACACTCTAGGAGATGTAGAGCCAGACTTTACTGAATATATTTTAATTAAATTTAAGTATGAAGATTACATCATTCCAACTGCAACACTTCGACCTGAAACAATCTTTGGTGTTGTAAATCTCTGGGTAAATCCAGAAATAATTTACAAGAAAATTACAGTAGGTAATGAAAAATGGATTGTAAGTAAAGAATGTGCATACAAGCTAGAATTTTTGGATAAAAAAATCACATATGATGGTGAGATAAAAGGCGTAGAATTGATCGGAAAATCAGTTACCGTCTCACATAGAAATGATTCAATCCTAATGCTTCCAGCCAGTTTTGTTGAAAGTGGTACTGGTACTGGAATGGTAATGTCAGTTCCAGCCCATGCGCCATTTGATTATCAAGCATTAGAAGATCTCAAAAAGTCCAAAATTGAGCCCGAATTAGCCTTAAAAGTAGCCAAAATTACCCCAATCTCAATTATTCAGACTGAAGGATTTGGAGAAAATCCAGCAAAAGAAACAGTTGAGAAATTTGGTGTCGTAAATCAAAGTGATCCAAAACTAGAAGATGCGACAAAAGAAGTTTATGGAAAGGAGTTCTACGGCGGAAAATTGAAACAAAATACAGAACAATTTGCAGGAATCAAAGTAGCATATGCTAAAGATACAATCAAGGAATGGTTAATCAAAAACAAGCATGCAGATATTTTACTAGAACTAACAAACACTCCTGTTCGATGTAGATGCGGTGCAGAATGTGTAGTCAAAGTTCTTAACAATCAATGGTTCTTAAATTATGGCGATAAAGACTGGAAAGAACTAGCTACCAAATGTTTTGATGTGATGAATATTTTACCACAAGAGATTAGAGCAGAGTTTAACTATGTAATTGGATGGCTTCGAGAGCGAGCTTGTGCAAGACAGCATGGACTTGGAACCAAACTACCATGGGATAAGGACTGGATTGTAGAAAGTCTATCAGATTCTGTAATTTACATGGCATACTATATAATTTCAAAATTTGTAAATGATGGAACACTAAAGGCTGAAAAATTATCTCCAGAATTTTTTGATTATATTTTCTTGGGCAAAGGTGATGCAAACAAGGTATCGTCAATTACAGAATTAACAGTCGATGTAATTAATCAAATCAAAAAAGAATTTGACTACTTTTATCCAGTGGATTCAAGACATTCAGGACGAGATTTGGTTCCAAATCACTTGACGTTTTTTGTTTTGAATCATGTTGCAATATTTCCTGAAAACAATTGGCCAAAAGAGATTGTAGTTAATGGTTCAGTATTGATGAACGGTTCTAAAATGTCAAAGAGTATGGGAAATATCATACCATTGCGAAAGGCAATTCAAGATTATGGCGCAGACCCCATAAGATTAGCCATTATCATATCAGCTGAATTACTCCAAGACGCTGATTTTAATATGGAATCAGTCTCAGGCATTCAAAATAAACTAGAATCATTATACAATGAATGTTCAAGGCTAAAAGCAGAAAAAATCAATAATTTAGAGGCTGAAGACAAGTGGATTTTATCTAAAACCCAGAGCATGATCTCTCAAGTTACCAATTCAATAGAAAAAATGAGATTAAGAGAAGCATTACATGATATCTTGTTTTCATTTGAATCTGAACTTAACTGGTACACAAAAAGAGCAAATGCAAAAAATAGGACAAACATTTCAGGAATTTTACATCAGATTAATTCAGTACGTGTTGCAATGTTATCACCATTTGCACCACACATATCTGAAGAGATGTGGGAAAAATTAGGACATTCTGATTTAGCATCAACATCTCAATGGCCAAAATATTCTGAAGAGAGCATCAATGCGTCTGCAATTCAATCCGAAGAGTTGTTAAAATTACTAATTGATGATATTTCAAATATTCTTAAGGTAACAAAAATTACTCCAAAAAAAATTACAATCTATACTGCTGATTCATTCAAATCTAGAGTATATCATTCTATTTTAGAAAAAGTCACATCAGGACAGACAAACATGGGAATTGTTATGAAGGAATTAATTTCGAATCCAGAAACTTCAGATGTTAAAAAAATACCAGACTTTGTACAAAAGACAATCAAAGATATCTTATCAGAACCATCTGAAATCAGACAGATGAAATTAGAATCAAAAGAATTTGATGAGAAAAAATTTTTGGCAAATGAATTAACAGACATTGGAAAGAAGGAATTTGGGGTGGACATTGATGTTTTCTCAGAATCAGATGAAAACATCTATGATCCCAAATCAAAGGCAAGACATGCAAGGCCATTCAAACCTGCAATATTGATTGAATAA
- the alaS gene encoding alanine--tRNA ligase, whose amino-acid sequence MDKKEILNEFSSDPDRYYKVKLFEEQGFVRKSCLKCKRYFWTLDSQRGLCPDDADDTYSFIGDPPTKKRFDYTQAWKEVESFFVKNNHTSVSRYPVVCRWRDDLYFTIASIVDFQRIMGSKVVFEFPANPLVVPQTCLRFKDLENVGVTGRHFSSFCMIGQHSIPNAQGYWKDECVDLDFRLLTEQFGIKKEEVVFVEDVWAGGGSFGSSLEYFVRGLELGNAVFTEFQGELGKHTILDQKIIDMGAGLERFAWITKGTPTAYDCCFGPITNHLFEKIGIDSDSEMLRKYFTAIAKNLEIHDDLIEVRKNAVKTAGLTQDQVNRIITPLEGMYLIADHLRTLIFAITDGALPSNVGGGYNLRMMLRRINGTIDRMNLKLDIDELVDMHIDYLRDTYPELDEKRQDVKTILKLESERYVESKVRMGKMAERLKGKGRAPTVDELITLYESDGITPEYLREIDVISEIPSSFYAKLSDLHQSDKKKDIEQLPLDDLPETEMLFYKDDPMEFDAKVLKVFDKSVVLDRTSFYARGGGQEPDYGIIAGSKVIDVNKHGGVIVHEIEGVIPKQGEVVKCKVDSLRRSNITKNHTSTHILNSSARGVLGSWIWQHSAFKEADHARLDITHHSSLTDKQVQDIENAANNIVAKDMTVTIQNYDRGTAEQKYGFKIYQGGVVPVKSVRIVSIEDFDVEACGGTHVKKTKEVELIKITKTKRIQDGVVRLEFVSGPTAKEYVKQQEIENAKRIQEEKQKELKDKQREEEKQKAKEKIPVLLEQVTAQSSNGVIDEIEINVDKIKSCFTNSKQYDEFFHMNFGKKLVKDNPNSVYVGIFESGPTIRVIAYSGDEASKSKNAGNIAKSVAEILGGAGGGDAKFAQGGGKDTSKINDAIAKAKSMILG is encoded by the coding sequence TTGGATAAAAAAGAAATTCTGAATGAATTTTCATCTGACCCAGACAGATACTATAAGGTCAAGTTATTTGAAGAACAAGGATTTGTTAGAAAATCATGCTTAAAGTGTAAAAGATATTTTTGGACTCTGGATTCGCAGAGAGGATTATGTCCTGATGATGCAGACGATACTTATTCATTCATAGGAGATCCACCAACTAAAAAGAGATTTGACTACACACAGGCCTGGAAAGAAGTAGAATCATTTTTTGTAAAAAACAACCACACATCAGTTTCAAGATATCCAGTTGTTTGTAGATGGCGAGACGATCTATACTTTACTATTGCATCAATTGTTGATTTTCAAAGAATAATGGGTTCAAAAGTAGTCTTTGAGTTTCCTGCAAATCCACTTGTAGTGCCACAAACTTGTTTGAGATTCAAGGATTTGGAAAATGTCGGAGTAACTGGCAGACATTTTTCTAGCTTTTGTATGATTGGACAACATAGTATTCCAAATGCACAAGGATACTGGAAAGATGAATGTGTTGATTTAGACTTTAGATTATTGACAGAGCAGTTTGGAATTAAAAAAGAAGAAGTGGTTTTTGTTGAAGATGTGTGGGCAGGCGGTGGCTCTTTTGGTTCTTCACTAGAATATTTTGTCAGAGGATTAGAACTAGGAAATGCCGTATTTACTGAATTTCAAGGTGAGTTGGGAAAACACACCATTCTAGATCAAAAGATTATCGATATGGGTGCAGGTCTTGAGCGATTTGCCTGGATTACAAAGGGAACTCCTACTGCATATGACTGCTGCTTTGGTCCAATCACTAATCATCTGTTTGAAAAGATTGGAATTGATTCAGATTCTGAGATGTTACGAAAATACTTTACCGCAATTGCAAAGAATCTAGAGATTCATGACGACTTGATTGAAGTAAGAAAAAATGCCGTAAAAACAGCTGGACTAACACAAGATCAAGTCAATCGAATCATCACACCACTTGAAGGAATGTATCTAATTGCAGATCATCTTAGAACTCTGATATTTGCAATTACTGATGGTGCATTACCAAGCAATGTTGGCGGAGGTTATAATCTAAGAATGATGTTAAGACGAATCAATGGAACAATAGATAGAATGAATCTCAAGCTGGATATCGATGAGTTAGTAGATATGCATATTGATTATCTCAGAGACACATATCCTGAATTAGATGAAAAGAGACAAGATGTCAAGACCATTTTGAAATTAGAATCAGAAAGATATGTTGAATCAAAGGTAAGAATGGGAAAGATGGCAGAACGCCTTAAAGGAAAAGGCAGAGCGCCAACAGTAGATGAGTTAATCACTTTATACGAATCAGATGGAATTACACCAGAGTATCTAAGAGAAATTGACGTAATATCTGAAATTCCCTCATCATTTTATGCAAAATTATCAGATCTTCACCAGTCAGACAAGAAAAAAGACATTGAACAACTTCCACTTGATGATCTTCCAGAAACCGAGATGCTCTTTTACAAAGATGATCCAATGGAGTTTGATGCAAAGGTCCTCAAAGTTTTTGATAAATCTGTTGTGCTTGATAGAACCTCATTTTATGCAAGAGGTGGTGGACAAGAGCCAGACTATGGTATCATTGCAGGCTCAAAAGTAATTGATGTAAACAAACACGGTGGAGTCATAGTTCATGAGATAGAAGGAGTAATTCCAAAACAAGGCGAGGTAGTAAAGTGCAAAGTAGATTCACTTCGAAGATCAAACATTACAAAGAATCATACCAGCACTCACATACTAAACTCATCAGCTAGAGGAGTATTAGGTTCTTGGATATGGCAGCACTCTGCATTCAAAGAAGCTGATCATGCAAGGTTGGATATCACTCATCATTCTTCACTAACTGACAAGCAAGTACAGGACATTGAAAATGCTGCAAACAATATTGTTGCAAAAGACATGACAGTAACCATACAAAACTATGACAGGGGAACTGCAGAACAAAAGTATGGATTTAAAATTTATCAGGGAGGTGTAGTTCCAGTAAAGTCAGTTAGAATCGTATCAATTGAAGACTTTGATGTTGAAGCTTGTGGTGGAACACATGTCAAAAAGACAAAAGAAGTTGAATTAATCAAGATAACAAAGACTAAGAGAATTCAAGATGGTGTTGTTAGATTGGAATTTGTCTCAGGTCCGACTGCCAAAGAATATGTAAAACAACAAGAGATTGAAAACGCAAAAAGAATACAAGAAGAAAAGCAAAAAGAGCTAAAAGACAAACAAAGAGAAGAAGAAAAGCAAAAGGCAAAAGAAAAGATTCCTGTTTTATTAGAACAAGTTACAGCTCAATCAAGTAATGGAGTCATAGATGAAATCGAAATTAATGTAGATAAAATAAAATCATGTTTTACAAATTCAAAACAGTATGACGAATTTTTCCACATGAACTTTGGTAAAAAACTAGTCAAGGATAATCCGAATTCAGTATATGTCGGAATTTTCGAATCAGGTCCAACGATTCGAGTAATAGCATATTCTGGAGATGAGGCCTCAAAGAGCAAAAATGCCGGAAATATTGCCAAATCTGTGGCTGAAATACTAGGTGGAGCAGGAGGCGGAGATGCCAAATTTGCTCAGGGAGGAGGAAAAGACACATCTAAAATAAACGACGCAATAGCCAAAGCAAAATCAATGATTTTAGGATGA
- a CDS encoding integrase core domain-containing protein — protein sequence MNNNKMERFNGEFRDREKVTRGLKKDESSLIDGYQLYHNYIRPHMALDGKTPSEACGITIQGGNKWKTLIQNASR from the coding sequence GTGAACAATAACAAGATGGAGAGATTTAACGGAGAATTTCGAGACAGAGAGAAAGTTACAAGAGGATTGAAAAAAGATGAATCATCATTGATTGATGGCTATCAGTTGTATCACAATTACATTAGACCGCATATGGCGTTAGATGGAAAAACACCATCAGAAGCTTGTGGGATTACCATTCAGGGAGGAAATAAATGGAAAACGTTAATTCAAAATGCAAGTAGATAA
- the rpl12p gene encoding 50S ribosomal protein P1 has protein sequence MEYVYAALLLHKLQKEVNEANISSVVKASGAAVNDAQVKALVAALADVNIEEAIKAAPVAVAAAAAPAAAAAGEAKKEAPVDTSKNEEAAMEGLSSLFG, from the coding sequence ATGGAATACGTTTATGCTGCTTTACTTCTTCACAAGCTACAAAAAGAAGTTAATGAGGCAAACATCAGCTCAGTTGTAAAAGCATCTGGCGCTGCAGTTAATGATGCTCAAGTAAAAGCATTAGTTGCAGCATTGGCTGATGTTAACATCGAAGAAGCAATCAAAGCCGCACCTGTAGCAGTAGCAGCAGCAGCCGCTCCGGCAGCCGCAGCAGCAGGTGAAGCAAAGAAAGAAGCACCAGTTGATACCAGTAAAAATGAAGAAGCCGCGATGGAAGGTCTATCTTCACTATTTGGATAA
- a CDS encoding trimeric intracellular cation channel family protein, with the protein MVDFSIPAHVFIYILDLFGTMAFAVTGAFKAIENKSDIVGVLLLATITGVAGGVIRDVVMGQFPNALSDPAYVAITVTSGIAIFFLYTHLKKHWNLFLKFDAIGLGVFSIIGATFAYNLVGLNFLAIMLAGVLTAVGGGILRDVFVTQVPIVFVKEFYVSASFIGILVFYFMLYFGGELYSATIVGLTITTALRLIAMKYNWNLPKVKGI; encoded by the coding sequence TTGGTTGATTTTTCAATTCCTGCTCATGTGTTTATCTACATTTTAGATCTCTTTGGAACAATGGCATTTGCAGTAACGGGTGCTTTCAAAGCCATAGAAAACAAATCCGACATCGTCGGAGTTTTACTGTTAGCGACAATTACAGGCGTTGCGGGAGGTGTAATCCGGGATGTTGTGATGGGCCAGTTTCCAAACGCATTATCTGATCCGGCATATGTTGCAATAACAGTTACATCAGGAATTGCAATTTTCTTTTTATATACACATCTCAAAAAACACTGGAATTTATTTTTGAAGTTTGATGCAATTGGACTTGGTGTATTTTCAATAATTGGAGCAACGTTTGCATACAATTTAGTAGGGCTAAACTTTCTTGCAATAATGCTTGCAGGTGTACTTACTGCCGTAGGTGGTGGTATACTTCGAGATGTCTTTGTCACACAGGTCCCAATAGTTTTTGTAAAGGAATTTTATGTCTCTGCAAGCTTTATTGGAATTTTGGTATTTTATTTTATGTTGTACTTTGGTGGAGAGTTGTACTCTGCAACAATTGTAGGATTGACAATAACTACTGCATTGAGATTAATTGCAATGAAGTATAATTGGAATCTTCCTAAAGTTAAAGGAATTTAA
- a CDS encoding 50S ribosomal protein L10 has translation MHENRTKYPAKKTQMYQQMMEIPKKYKVVALVKTNKVRASQLLPLRKALKGQVEFVCVKDRVAQKALEKSDIPGIKGIADELVGQCLFIFTNMSPFKLNVLLAKNKIMMAARGGDIASVDIVVPAKNTGIAPGPMLTEFKEAGIPTKIDQGTIWIAKDSTPVKKGGVINEKLAVLLGKLDIKPVEAGISLYTALEEGLKYAEKDMVIDVEAIRNAFAQYHQEAVSLSIEAAYVTPENINQIIGKAAQHARSLSVESGFMTSETKEQILQKAEGQAKGLASKAKGYSPA, from the coding sequence ATGCATGAAAATAGAACAAAATATCCAGCAAAAAAAACTCAGATGTATCAACAAATGATGGAGATTCCAAAAAAATACAAAGTTGTTGCATTAGTAAAGACAAACAAAGTTAGAGCATCACAACTATTACCATTAAGAAAAGCACTCAAAGGTCAGGTAGAATTTGTCTGTGTCAAAGACAGAGTTGCACAAAAAGCATTAGAAAAATCAGACATTCCAGGAATCAAAGGAATTGCTGACGAACTAGTAGGTCAATGCCTTTTCATATTTACAAACATGTCACCATTCAAACTAAACGTCTTACTTGCCAAAAACAAAATTATGATGGCAGCAAGAGGTGGGGATATTGCAAGTGTAGACATTGTAGTTCCTGCAAAGAACACGGGAATTGCTCCAGGTCCAATGCTTACTGAATTCAAAGAGGCTGGAATTCCAACAAAGATTGATCAAGGAACAATTTGGATTGCAAAAGACTCAACTCCAGTAAAGAAAGGCGGAGTAATTAATGAGAAACTAGCAGTATTGTTAGGTAAATTAGATATCAAACCAGTTGAAGCTGGAATTTCACTATACACTGCATTAGAGGAGGGTCTCAAATATGCAGAAAAAGACATGGTAATTGATGTAGAAGCAATTAGAAATGCATTTGCTCAATATCACCAAGAAGCAGTATCACTGTCAATTGAGGCAGCATATGTTACTCCAGAAAACATTAACCAAATTATTGGCAAGGCAGCTCAGCATGCTCGCTCATTATCAGTAGAGTCTGGATTTATGACAAGTGAAACTAAAGAGCAGATTTTGCAAAAGGCAGAAGGCCAAGCAAAAGGCCTTGCATCAAAAGCCAAAGGCTACAGTCCAGCTTAA
- a CDS encoding 50S ribosomal protein L1, whose amino-acid sequence MITEAKLADMIKEAKTGSKQRKFTQSVEMILVFKDIDVKKGFALNEVVQLPKTSSPSTVCIMATGDMGQKAKAAKADAVVGSDELDRFAANKRASRKFINKYDFFLADTQIMPVVGKVLGQLLGPRGKMPTPVPFNASIESFLTRFRASIKVRARATLAMSCKIGDETMSDADLAINAHAVLAAVEKKLPNGDKNMKRIIIKTTMGKPIKQIEEVKKKHA is encoded by the coding sequence ATGATTACCGAGGCAAAGCTTGCAGACATGATCAAAGAGGCTAAGACAGGCAGTAAACAACGCAAGTTTACACAGTCTGTTGAGATGATTCTAGTCTTCAAAGATATTGATGTCAAAAAGGGCTTTGCATTAAACGAAGTAGTCCAACTACCAAAGACAAGCTCCCCATCAACTGTTTGCATTATGGCAACAGGAGATATGGGTCAAAAAGCAAAGGCAGCAAAAGCTGATGCAGTTGTAGGTTCTGATGAATTAGATAGATTTGCAGCAAATAAAAGAGCATCTAGAAAATTTATCAACAAATATGATTTCTTTTTGGCAGACACACAAATAATGCCAGTAGTCGGTAAAGTATTGGGTCAGCTATTAGGTCCAAGAGGTAAAATGCCAACACCAGTTCCATTTAACGCATCAATTGAATCATTTCTAACAAGATTCAGAGCATCAATCAAAGTTAGAGCAAGAGCAACATTAGCAATGTCATGTAAAATTGGTGATGAGACAATGAGTGATGCAGACTTGGCAATTAATGCACATGCAGTACTTGCTGCAGTTGAAAAGAAATTACCAAACGGAGATAAGAACATGAAAAGAATTATCATTAAAACCACAATGGGAAAACCAATTAAACAGATAGAAGAGGTCAAGAAGAAACATGCATGA
- a CDS encoding Lrp/AsnC family transcriptional regulator codes for MKLLAELTKDGSISVPELSKKLGINASVLYSRIKRLVKKKLIKKFTIVVDESLLGVGVKASIGVNRDPKLKDTIHKQLMATPEVTSISEVTGRFDIIVNVQTKNLEVLHSIVIEKLGKIDGIINTETFVELQKTNKDLVYSVV; via the coding sequence ATGAAACTCTTAGCAGAGTTGACAAAAGATGGTTCAATCTCAGTTCCAGAACTATCAAAAAAATTAGGAATCAATGCATCTGTTTTGTACAGCAGAATAAAGAGACTGGTAAAAAAGAAATTAATTAAAAAATTCACAATAGTTGTAGATGAATCTCTTTTAGGAGTTGGAGTAAAGGCATCAATTGGAGTTAACCGCGATCCAAAACTAAAAGATACTATTCACAAACAACTGATGGCTACCCCTGAGGTCACGTCAATTTCTGAAGTTACTGGTAGATTTGATATTATAGTAAATGTCCAGACAAAAAATCTAGAGGTACTTCATTCTATAGTAATTGAGAAGCTAGGAAAAATTGATGGAATAATTAATACTGAAACTTTTGTAGAGTTACAAAAAACGAATAAAGATTTAGTTTATTCTGTGGTGTAA
- a CDS encoding 50S ribosomal protein L11: protein MVDAQKISSLVTGGAASAGPPLGPALGPLGVNIMEIIKAINDKTKDFEGMKVPVTVSVFPDTKKWEIEIGIPSAAALLLKEAGVQKGTGTAGTAWVGDITIDSVVKVAKTKLEKSYATSLKSVAKTIIGTCSSLGIKVEGKTPKEITAEINAGKWDAKLN, encoded by the coding sequence ATGGTAGACGCACAAAAAATATCTTCACTTGTAACAGGAGGAGCTGCATCTGCAGGTCCACCACTAGGTCCAGCTTTGGGTCCATTGGGTGTAAACATCATGGAGATTATCAAGGCAATTAACGATAAAACAAAAGATTTTGAGGGAATGAAAGTTCCAGTTACAGTTTCAGTATTTCCAGATACTAAAAAATGGGAGATAGAAATTGGAATTCCATCGGCTGCTGCATTATTGCTAAAAGAGGCCGGAGTTCAGAAAGGAACAGGTACTGCAGGAACTGCTTGGGTAGGAGACATTACCATTGATTCTGTAGTAAAAGTTGCAAAAACAAAACTAGAGAAATCATATGCAACTTCACTAAAATCTGTAGCTAAAACAATTATTGGAACTTGCTCATCACTTGGAATCAAAGTGGAGGGAAAGACTCCAAAAGAAATCACAGCAGAGATTAACGCTGGCAAGTGGGACGCAAAATTAAACTAA
- a CDS encoding transcription elongation factor Spt5, whose product MSEEVKSHLFAIRTTGGQEKVVMRLLEAKASNNKMNIQSVLLVDNLKGYVVIEAINPSDAYMAVEGIRHIRGQLRGELEFKDIEGYLVKKSTVSQLTVDNIVEITGGPFKGMKATITRIDVDKEEATVVLLDASYQLPVTVDANYLKLSSES is encoded by the coding sequence ATGTCTGAAGAAGTAAAATCACACCTTTTTGCAATAAGAACCACTGGAGGTCAAGAGAAAGTGGTAATGAGATTACTTGAAGCTAAAGCAAGTAACAATAAGATGAATATTCAATCCGTATTACTAGTTGATAATCTAAAGGGATACGTTGTCATTGAGGCAATTAACCCAAGTGATGCATACATGGCAGTTGAAGGAATCAGACATATTCGTGGTCAACTAAGAGGAGAATTAGAATTCAAAGATATAGAAGGATATCTAGTCAAAAAATCCACAGTTTCACAATTAACAGTAGATAACATAGTTGAGATCACTGGCGGTCCATTCAAAGGAATGAAAGCCACGATCACAAGAATTGATGTAGACAAAGAAGAAGCAACCGTAGTCTTACTTGATGCATCATATCAATTACCAGTAACTGTCGACGCAAACTACCTAAAACTATCTAGTGAGTCTTAG
- a CDS encoding protein translocase SEC61 complex subunit gamma, giving the protein MNPKQTLKNMANTMKMAKKPDKDEYQQHLRLVLLGIGGVGAIGFTIQFVFSVITFGR; this is encoded by the coding sequence ATGAACCCGAAGCAGACTTTGAAAAACATGGCAAATACTATGAAGATGGCAAAAAAGCCAGACAAAGATGAGTATCAACAGCATCTCAGATTAGTATTATTGGGAATTGGAGGAGTAGGTGCCATTGGATTTACAATACAGTTTGTCTTTTCGGTAATTACGTTTGGTAGGTAA